From the Comamonas odontotermitis genome, one window contains:
- a CDS encoding TlpA family protein disulfide reductase, whose translation MSASLQVGPFALPWGLLVLLLAFLAADQLYTRWARKLGLTIAPHVWLLPLLALVAARAGFVARYADEYLAQPLSIINIRDGGWEPWAALAVAIIYIWWLWLRKQAVFQPLAGAAVLFGAVWLGGNALVQQLSGSDKALPTLQLVALDAKTHALDQFKGKPVVINLWASWCTPCVREMPALLEAQRRYPQVQFLWVNQQEKPEVALAAARGFGLPEAQVLLDPRNAMTEVAGSRALPTTLFYDANGRLQGMRVGELSAASLNEFMEKIAPAPR comes from the coding sequence ATGAGCGCCAGTTTGCAGGTTGGGCCGTTTGCGCTGCCCTGGGGTTTGCTGGTCTTGCTGCTGGCGTTTCTGGCGGCTGACCAGTTGTATACGCGTTGGGCACGCAAGCTAGGGTTGACCATCGCACCCCATGTCTGGCTGTTGCCGCTGTTGGCCCTGGTGGCCGCACGCGCAGGTTTTGTGGCTCGCTATGCCGACGAATACCTGGCGCAGCCGCTGTCCATCATCAATATCCGTGACGGTGGCTGGGAGCCCTGGGCCGCATTGGCGGTGGCGATCATATACATCTGGTGGCTGTGGTTGCGCAAGCAGGCCGTCTTTCAGCCATTGGCCGGTGCTGCGGTTCTGTTTGGCGCAGTATGGCTGGGCGGCAATGCGCTGGTGCAGCAATTGTCGGGCAGCGACAAGGCCCTGCCGACACTGCAACTGGTAGCGCTGGACGCGAAGACGCACGCACTCGATCAGTTCAAAGGCAAGCCCGTGGTAATCAATCTGTGGGCCAGCTGGTGCACGCCTTGCGTGCGTGAAATGCCTGCGCTGCTTGAAGCACAGCGGCGTTATCCGCAGGTGCAGTTCCTGTGGGTCAACCAGCAGGAAAAGCCCGAGGTGGCACTGGCTGCCGCACGCGGCTTTGGTTTGCCGGAAGCGCAGGTGCTGCTGGATCCGAGGAATGCCATGACCGAGGTGGCTGGCAGCCGCGCCTTGCCGACGACCCTGTTCTACGATGCCAATGGCCGGTTGCAGGGCATGCGTGTGGGCGAACTGTCGGCAGCGAGCCTGAATGAATTCATGGAAAAAATAGCGCCCGCGCCCCGTTAG